One segment of Synechococcus sp. A15-24 DNA contains the following:
- the glyS gene encoding glycine--tRNA ligase subunit beta, with translation MTSTFLLEIGTEELPADFARQALDQLQERVGRDLRDSRLDHESVQVLGTPRRLVVRVHGLADRQPDLEEDRKGPPVAQAFKDGVPGPAAIGFAKRCGVEPSQLEVRDTPKGECVFASVRTEGQNSVDLLQEHIPAWINGLQGRRFMRWGTGSQRFSRPIRWLLALKGIDLIPVEIPGADPPVRSDRFSRGHRLHGEQPLPIDTAEAYDVTLAAAGVIVDRQQRAALIRSLLDASANQLNGLPDCPESLFEELVDLVESPRLLQGSIAERFLSLPPEVIITVMQAHQRYVPLKVPEVTPDPLQLEATGVLQRDFLLVGNGLEAADALITRGNERVLAARLEDAEFFLSVDRRQPSSVRREALDRVTFAEGLGSLLDRCQRIERTARQLVDQLNLDARQGEAAIRAAHLCKHDLVSQMVGEFPELQGLMGGKYLLEEGEPKEVALAVVEHYLPRGAGDQLPSSDAGAVVALAERLELLLSIFAKGERPSGSSDPYALRRAGNGLLQIVWDRGWRLDLSRFLGSAVDDWTALFPEFAIDSSALQQDLCQLLRQRIVSQLEDEGFAPDLVQAVSAESVTTERLLADPMDVRERLDLLNVLRQSKALPALIAVVQRAARLAEKGDLVETDLNVSAVVSPERFESPSETAMYEVLVQLEPLASGRRYRDLAEALVQATPVLEAFFDGDDSVMVMADEPELRRNRLNLLGVLHNQAGVLARFDLIQI, from the coding sequence GTGACTTCAACCTTTCTTCTGGAGATCGGCACGGAGGAATTACCGGCCGATTTCGCCCGTCAGGCCCTTGATCAACTGCAGGAGCGTGTGGGTCGTGATCTGCGGGACAGCCGTCTCGATCACGAGTCGGTTCAGGTGTTGGGCACTCCCCGACGCTTGGTGGTTCGGGTGCATGGTTTGGCGGATCGCCAACCGGACCTCGAAGAAGACCGTAAAGGGCCTCCGGTCGCCCAGGCCTTCAAGGATGGAGTTCCGGGGCCGGCTGCGATCGGCTTCGCCAAACGCTGCGGTGTGGAACCGTCGCAGCTCGAGGTGCGCGATACCCCCAAGGGCGAATGCGTGTTCGCAAGCGTGCGGACCGAGGGGCAGAACAGCGTTGATCTGCTGCAGGAACATATCCCAGCCTGGATCAATGGTCTTCAGGGCAGACGCTTCATGCGCTGGGGAACGGGAAGCCAACGCTTCAGCCGACCGATTCGCTGGCTGCTGGCCCTGAAGGGTATCGATCTGATCCCGGTGGAGATCCCCGGTGCGGATCCGCCGGTGCGCAGTGATCGCTTCAGTCGCGGCCATCGCCTGCATGGTGAACAACCTCTGCCGATCGACACCGCAGAGGCTTACGACGTCACCCTCGCAGCGGCTGGCGTGATCGTTGATCGGCAGCAACGGGCTGCCCTGATCCGATCTCTGCTCGATGCTTCAGCCAATCAGCTGAACGGTCTCCCGGATTGCCCAGAGTCTCTGTTTGAAGAGCTTGTGGATCTCGTTGAATCACCGCGGCTGCTGCAGGGATCCATCGCTGAGCGGTTTCTGTCACTGCCGCCGGAAGTGATCATCACCGTGATGCAGGCCCATCAGCGCTATGTGCCGCTGAAGGTTCCCGAGGTCACACCGGATCCGCTGCAATTGGAGGCCACGGGGGTTCTCCAACGGGACTTTCTGCTTGTGGGCAATGGTCTTGAGGCCGCGGATGCACTGATCACCCGAGGCAATGAACGGGTTCTTGCTGCTCGGTTGGAGGATGCGGAGTTCTTCCTCTCGGTGGACCGACGTCAGCCCAGCAGTGTGCGTCGAGAGGCTCTGGATCGGGTCACCTTCGCCGAGGGGCTGGGCAGCCTGCTGGATCGCTGCCAGCGGATCGAGCGCACTGCCCGTCAGTTGGTGGACCAGCTCAACCTGGATGCGCGTCAAGGCGAGGCGGCCATCCGAGCTGCCCATCTCTGCAAGCACGATCTCGTGAGTCAGATGGTCGGTGAGTTTCCTGAGCTCCAGGGACTCATGGGTGGCAAATACCTGCTTGAGGAGGGGGAGCCCAAGGAGGTCGCCCTGGCGGTGGTGGAGCACTATCTGCCCCGCGGCGCAGGTGATCAGCTTCCCAGCAGTGATGCGGGTGCCGTGGTGGCGCTGGCGGAACGCCTGGAATTGCTGTTGAGCATCTTTGCCAAGGGTGAACGTCCCAGTGGTTCATCGGATCCCTATGCCCTGCGGCGCGCTGGCAACGGCCTGTTGCAGATCGTCTGGGACCGTGGCTGGAGGCTCGATCTGAGCCGCTTCCTGGGCTCGGCGGTGGACGACTGGACTGCTCTGTTCCCGGAGTTCGCCATCGACAGCTCAGCACTCCAACAGGACCTTTGCCAGCTGCTGCGGCAGCGGATCGTTTCCCAGCTGGAAGACGAGGGCTTTGCGCCGGATCTTGTCCAGGCGGTCTCCGCAGAGTCGGTGACGACGGAGCGGTTGCTGGCTGACCCGATGGATGTGCGCGAGCGGCTCGACCTGCTGAATGTCCTGCGTCAATCGAAGGCGTTGCCGGCATTGATAGCCGTGGTTCAGAGGGCTGCGCGGCTGGCGGAGAAGGGTGATCTGGTTGAGACCGATCTCAACGTGTCGGCGGTGGTGTCACCCGAGCGGTTTGAGTCTCCCAGTGAAACGGCAATGTACGAGGTGCTCGTGCAGCTCGAGCCTCTGGCCTCAGGACGCCGCTATCGCGATCTGGCTGAGGCATTGGTGCAGGCCACCCCAGTGCTGGAAGCCTTCTTTGATGGGGATGACAGCGTGATGGTGATGGCGGATGAGCCCGAACTACGCCGAAACAGGCTCAATCTTCTTGGGGTGCTGCACAATCAAGCTGGCGTGCTTGCACGGTTCGATCTGATCCAGATCTGA
- the recG gene encoding ATP-dependent DNA helicase RecG: protein MADSSRSQDPRGLNREQLSELLGWLKPLQQALSLEGETGFNNLQGRQQRFDGFLVHQLAAPPPLPYPPGVEARLQRLHQGFVGYGELPESDRRRLVTDTLQWLHELRLRLEPSAPMAPPRLRLAMASASAPRRELGLDSPLTQLQGVGPKLAGRLAAIGLLLVRDLLKHYPRDHVDYATRRRIEALVVGETATIVATIRRCNGFVSPRNPNLAILELQLQDPTGRIKVTRFLAGKRFSSPAYLKGQQRLYPQGATVAVSGLIKEGPYGVTFQEPLIEVLESSNAEVRSRNIGRLMPVYGLTEGVAADRFRQLIDQVLPLARAWPDPLNQTERRHWSLVSLPDAFQGLHAPDDSSQLDQARRRLVFDEFLLLQLGLLRRRRTLSQRPCPHLELIRRGDGLVGHFLAALPFAFTAAQERVFGEIEADLQRSQPMARLVQGDVGSGKTVVAIAALLSTISSGWQGALMAPTEVLAEQHHRNLCRWLPPLHVTVELLTGATPKTKRRQLLDDLANGSLKVLVGTHALLEDPVVFSRLGLVVVDEQHRFGVHQRDRLLNKGLQPHLLTMTATPIPRTLALSLHGDLDVSQIDELPPGRTPIRTAMLTAAQRSQAYELIREEVARGQRAYVVLPLVDESEKLELRSAVEVHAELASEVFPELTVGLLHGRLNSADKQSVLRDFADGRSQVLVSTTVVEVGVDVPEASVMVIDHAERFGLAQLHQLRGRVGRGAAASHCLLINGSSNPLARQRLDVLVRSNDGFEIAEMDLRLRGPGQVLGTRQSGLPDLALASLADDGAVLEDARAAAQQLMEQDPDLSAHEALLAMLQEQQRRLSGATPLN from the coding sequence TTGGCAGACTCCTCCCGATCCCAAGACCCCCGCGGACTAAACCGCGAGCAGCTCAGTGAGTTGCTGGGTTGGCTGAAGCCTTTACAGCAGGCTCTCTCGCTTGAGGGGGAGACGGGGTTCAACAATCTGCAGGGCCGTCAGCAACGGTTTGACGGCTTTCTGGTTCATCAGCTTGCAGCTCCCCCGCCACTTCCCTACCCCCCTGGTGTCGAGGCGCGCCTGCAGCGCTTGCACCAGGGGTTTGTCGGTTACGGGGAGTTACCTGAAAGCGATCGCCGAAGGCTTGTCACCGATACCCTTCAGTGGCTGCATGAGCTGCGGCTCCGCCTCGAACCATCAGCGCCCATGGCACCGCCACGGTTGCGATTGGCGATGGCATCCGCATCAGCACCTCGTCGGGAGCTAGGTCTTGACAGTCCGTTGACCCAGCTCCAAGGGGTTGGACCGAAGTTGGCGGGGCGTCTGGCGGCGATTGGTCTGCTGCTGGTGCGAGACCTGCTGAAGCATTATCCGCGAGACCACGTCGACTACGCCACCCGCCGCCGCATCGAGGCCCTGGTGGTCGGAGAGACGGCCACGATCGTGGCCACCATTCGCCGCTGCAACGGCTTCGTCAGTCCGCGCAATCCGAATCTGGCGATCCTGGAACTGCAGCTCCAGGACCCCACCGGTCGGATCAAGGTGACGCGGTTTCTGGCCGGGAAACGGTTCAGCTCACCGGCTTATCTCAAGGGGCAACAGCGGCTGTATCCCCAGGGGGCGACGGTGGCCGTCAGTGGTCTGATCAAAGAGGGGCCCTATGGGGTGACCTTCCAGGAGCCGTTGATTGAGGTGCTGGAAAGCAGCAACGCCGAGGTGCGATCCCGCAACATCGGTCGTCTGATGCCGGTCTATGGCCTGACGGAAGGGGTTGCGGCAGACCGCTTCCGTCAACTGATCGACCAGGTGTTGCCCCTGGCACGGGCCTGGCCTGACCCCCTCAACCAGACCGAGCGCCGGCATTGGTCGTTGGTCAGCCTGCCGGACGCGTTTCAAGGACTTCATGCACCGGATGATTCCAGTCAGTTGGATCAGGCCAGGCGGCGGCTGGTCTTTGATGAATTCCTTCTGTTGCAGCTCGGTCTGCTGCGGCGTCGACGCACCCTGAGCCAGCGTCCTTGTCCCCATCTCGAGTTGATCCGTCGCGGTGATGGGCTTGTGGGGCATTTTCTGGCTGCCCTGCCCTTTGCCTTCACCGCGGCACAGGAGCGGGTCTTCGGCGAAATCGAGGCCGATCTGCAGCGTTCCCAGCCGATGGCCCGGCTGGTGCAGGGGGATGTCGGTTCCGGTAAAACCGTCGTGGCCATTGCGGCGCTGCTGAGCACCATCAGTTCCGGCTGGCAGGGCGCCTTGATGGCCCCGACGGAGGTTCTGGCCGAACAACACCACCGCAACCTCTGCCGCTGGCTTCCTCCATTGCACGTGACGGTTGAGTTGCTCACCGGCGCGACGCCAAAAACCAAACGGCGCCAGCTGCTCGATGACCTGGCCAACGGCTCCCTCAAGGTTCTGGTGGGGACCCATGCCCTACTGGAGGATCCGGTGGTGTTTTCCCGCCTGGGACTGGTGGTGGTGGATGAGCAGCACCGCTTCGGCGTCCACCAGCGGGACCGACTGCTCAACAAGGGTCTGCAACCCCACCTGCTCACCATGACCGCCACCCCGATCCCCCGCACCCTGGCCCTGTCCCTCCATGGCGACCTGGACGTGAGTCAGATCGACGAACTCCCGCCAGGACGGACACCCATCCGCACCGCCATGCTCACGGCAGCGCAGCGGTCCCAGGCCTACGAGCTGATCCGTGAGGAGGTGGCCCGTGGCCAAAGGGCCTATGTGGTTTTGCCTCTGGTGGACGAATCCGAGAAACTCGAACTGCGATCAGCTGTTGAGGTTCACGCTGAACTGGCTTCGGAGGTGTTCCCGGAGCTGACGGTCGGTTTGTTGCACGGCCGCCTGAACAGTGCGGATAAGCAGTCGGTGCTGCGGGACTTTGCCGATGGCCGCAGCCAGGTGCTCGTGTCCACCACGGTGGTGGAAGTGGGCGTGGATGTGCCCGAGGCCAGCGTGATGGTGATCGACCACGCCGAACGTTTCGGATTGGCCCAGCTGCATCAGCTGCGCGGCAGGGTCGGCCGTGGGGCGGCCGCCTCCCACTGCCTGTTGATCAATGGCAGTTCCAATCCCCTGGCCCGTCAGCGCCTGGATGTGCTGGTGCGCTCCAACGATGGCTTCGAGATCGCCGAGATGGACCTGCGCCTGCGGGGGCCAGGTCAGGTGCTGGGAACCCGACAATCCGGCCTTCCCGATCTGGCATTGGCCAGCCTTGCTGATGATGGGGCGGTGCTTGAGGATGCCCGGGCAGCGGCACAACAGCTGATGGAGCAGGACCCGGATCTGTCTGCGCATGAAGCTCTCCTGGCCATGTTGCAGGAGCAGCAACGTCGGCTCAGCGGAGCAACACCTCTGAATTGA
- a CDS encoding M15 family metallopeptidase — protein MARASSARRHPSGDIPVARRAGAARQRRRGSGPVVGLAAVVAVVAGGATVLLGTNRTAPVQPAQSLEIEGFRQRPDEDGRLLGHFPYEEVPPDQRVSFEPGIELHVDAANALDAMMQAGLTDGVDLRLLSGYRSLSLQESIFFDIASERNQSAEERAQVSAPPGYSEHSTGYAVDLGDGEAPETNLSQSFEQTRAFRWLQDNAARYHFILSFPRGNQQGVMYEPWHWRFQGTAAALRQFEAARRFTSRRL, from the coding sequence GTGGCCCGGGCCTCCTCCGCGCGACGCCATCCAAGCGGAGACATTCCCGTTGCCCGTCGGGCCGGAGCAGCCCGGCAGCGCCGTCGTGGATCGGGTCCCGTTGTCGGTCTGGCCGCTGTTGTGGCGGTGGTTGCCGGCGGTGCAACGGTGCTGTTGGGGACCAACCGCACAGCACCGGTGCAACCGGCGCAGTCGTTGGAAATTGAGGGGTTCCGGCAGCGTCCAGACGAGGACGGGCGATTGCTGGGGCATTTCCCCTACGAAGAAGTTCCCCCTGATCAGCGCGTCAGCTTCGAGCCCGGCATTGAGCTTCACGTGGATGCAGCGAATGCTCTGGACGCGATGATGCAGGCCGGCCTGACTGATGGTGTCGATCTCCGTCTCTTAAGCGGTTATCGCTCCCTGTCATTGCAGGAGTCGATCTTTTTCGACATCGCGTCGGAACGGAACCAGTCGGCGGAGGAACGGGCGCAGGTGTCGGCACCACCGGGGTACTCCGAGCACAGCACGGGCTATGCGGTCGATCTTGGTGATGGAGAGGCACCCGAGACCAACCTTTCCCAGAGCTTTGAGCAGACCAGAGCTTTTCGCTGGCTTCAGGACAACGCTGCACGCTACCACTTCATTCTTTCCTTTCCCAGGGGGAATCAACAGGGGGTGATGTATGAGCCCTGGCATTGGCGCTTTCAAGGCACGGCCGCGGCATTGCGTCAGTTTGAGGCAGCCCGACGCTTCACCTCTCGACGCCTTTGA
- a CDS encoding M15 family metallopeptidase translates to MRPWSDRPIHDNGEPLVALPPTLLRLEPHPYVAAGAPYGPGADPFQLRSGVVDRLLAAQGDLQARQSDLRLAIFDAWRPLAVQAYMVEQAVTAEINRRGIDLADREQVAAVRQAVGRFWAPPSPDPATPPPHSTGAAVDLTLASQSDGAPLAMGGEIDAVDVISEPDHYAAAAPGSEGALWHQRRQLLASVMQSAGFAQHPNEWWHFSHGDQLWAWRSAAGCAIYAVAPSSSLTA, encoded by the coding sequence ATGCGTCCCTGGAGTGATCGTCCGATTCACGACAACGGGGAGCCCCTTGTGGCGCTGCCGCCAACCCTGTTGCGACTCGAACCACACCCGTACGTCGCGGCTGGTGCTCCCTATGGCCCTGGCGCAGATCCCTTTCAGTTGCGCTCCGGTGTGGTGGATCGCCTCCTGGCAGCGCAAGGGGACCTTCAGGCAAGGCAATCCGATCTAAGGCTGGCCATTTTTGATGCCTGGCGGCCGCTTGCCGTTCAGGCCTACATGGTGGAGCAGGCGGTGACGGCTGAAATCAATCGACGCGGCATCGATCTGGCTGACCGCGAACAAGTCGCTGCTGTGCGTCAAGCGGTCGGTCGCTTCTGGGCGCCACCGAGCCCCGACCCTGCCACACCGCCTCCCCACAGCACCGGTGCTGCCGTGGATCTGACTCTCGCCAGCCAAAGCGATGGAGCCCCACTGGCCATGGGGGGCGAGATCGACGCCGTTGATGTGATCTCAGAGCCTGACCATTACGCCGCTGCAGCGCCAGGTTCGGAAGGGGCGCTCTGGCATCAGAGGCGGCAGCTTCTCGCGTCTGTGATGCAGTCAGCAGGTTTTGCTCAGCACCCCAATGAGTGGTGGCACTTCAGCCACGGAGATCAGCTCTGGGCCTGGCGCAGTGCTGCCGGTTGTGCGATCTATGCCGTAGCACCCAGCAGCTCACTCACCGCCTGA
- a CDS encoding NADPH-dependent assimilatory sulfite reductase hemoprotein subunit, translated as MSDGAAAAQQETATSLPKAEQRKLDSDYLREPLLSELVNDLPNFSEDALQILKFHGSYQQDDRDKREKGKDKTWQMMLRLRSPGGRIPAQLFLALDELSDRLGDGTLRATTRQAFQMHGIPKADLKEVIGTIVRNLGSTLAACGDINRNVMAPAAPFEKGGYPAARRLADEIADLLSPEAAEGSYLDLWVDGDLSYRFSPPAAVRRARKRQLEPGVFSGSEAEPLYGDTYLPRKFKVAVTVPGDNSVDLLTQDIGLVAFTDPSGNLRGCNVYVGGGMGRTHNKEETFARIADPLGYVDAADVFDLLQAIVALQRDHGDRRIRRHARMKYLLEDRGIAWFRNELKANYFSRPLKGLRNEAKPKLLDYLGWHRQKAGLWFVGLPLLCGRLKGTMKQGLRAIVDTYQLEIRLTANQDLLLCNIGTAQRATIKAELAALGFDLPDAPPPLARHAIACPALPTCGLAITESERILPSVLERLDAQLRRLEIDKSVLIRMTGCPNGCARPYMAELALVGSGVNQYQLWLGGSANLQRLAQPFLQRMPLEELEQTIEPLLISWKQAGGRRSLGDHVEKLGDQAVSELLGATA; from the coding sequence GTGAGCGACGGGGCTGCAGCTGCACAACAGGAGACCGCAACCAGTCTTCCGAAAGCGGAACAACGCAAGCTGGACAGCGACTACCTGCGGGAGCCGCTGCTGAGCGAACTGGTGAATGATCTGCCCAATTTCAGCGAAGACGCTCTGCAGATCCTCAAGTTCCACGGCAGCTATCAGCAGGACGACCGCGATAAACGCGAGAAGGGGAAAGACAAGACCTGGCAGATGATGCTGCGGCTGCGCAGCCCCGGTGGCCGCATTCCGGCCCAGCTGTTTCTCGCCCTCGACGAGCTCTCCGACCGGCTGGGGGACGGCACCCTGCGGGCGACCACCCGGCAGGCCTTCCAGATGCACGGCATTCCCAAGGCCGACCTGAAAGAGGTGATCGGCACCATTGTTCGCAACCTGGGTTCCACCTTGGCGGCCTGTGGTGACATCAACCGCAACGTGATGGCCCCTGCGGCCCCGTTTGAAAAAGGTGGCTACCCCGCTGCACGGCGATTGGCCGACGAGATTGCCGATCTGCTGAGTCCGGAAGCGGCTGAAGGTTCTTATCTCGACCTCTGGGTGGACGGCGACCTCAGCTATCGCTTCAGCCCACCAGCCGCGGTTCGCCGGGCCCGCAAGCGCCAACTGGAGCCAGGCGTGTTCTCCGGCAGTGAGGCGGAACCGCTCTATGGCGACACCTATCTGCCCCGAAAATTCAAGGTGGCCGTCACCGTCCCCGGTGACAACTCGGTGGATCTGCTGACCCAGGACATCGGTCTGGTGGCCTTCACCGACCCCTCCGGCAATCTGCGGGGCTGCAACGTCTACGTGGGGGGCGGCATGGGCCGCACCCACAACAAAGAGGAAACGTTCGCGCGCATCGCCGATCCCCTCGGTTACGTGGACGCCGCTGACGTCTTTGATCTTCTCCAAGCAATCGTGGCGCTGCAGCGGGATCACGGCGATCGCCGGATCCGTCGTCATGCCCGCATGAAATATCTGCTGGAGGATCGCGGCATCGCCTGGTTCCGCAACGAACTCAAGGCGAACTACTTCTCCAGGCCGCTGAAGGGTCTCCGCAACGAAGCTAAACCCAAGTTGCTCGACTATCTGGGCTGGCACCGACAGAAGGCAGGCCTGTGGTTCGTCGGTCTGCCGCTTCTCTGTGGTCGGCTGAAGGGCACGATGAAGCAGGGCCTGCGCGCCATCGTCGACACCTACCAACTGGAGATCCGCCTCACGGCGAATCAGGACCTGCTGCTCTGCAACATCGGCACGGCCCAGCGGGCCACGATCAAGGCTGAGCTGGCGGCTCTCGGGTTCGATCTACCCGATGCTCCCCCGCCTCTTGCCCGCCATGCCATTGCCTGCCCGGCTCTGCCCACCTGCGGGCTGGCGATCACGGAATCGGAGCGCATCCTGCCCAGCGTTCTGGAGCGCCTCGATGCCCAGCTGCGTCGCCTCGAGATCGACAAATCGGTGTTGATCCGGATGACCGGATGTCCCAACGGCTGTGCACGCCCTTACATGGCGGAATTGGCCCTGGTGGGCAGCGGTGTGAATCAGTACCAGCTGTGGCTCGGCGGCAGTGCCAATTTGCAGCGGCTGGCCCAGCCCTTCCTGCAACGCATGCCTCTGGAGGAGCTCGAGCAGACCATCGAGCCTCTGCTGATCAGCTGGAAGCAAGCCGGCGGTCGCCGCAGCCTCGGCGATCACGTTGAAAAACTTGGCGATCAGGCGGTGAGTGAGCTGCTGGGTGCTACGGCATAG
- the chlP gene encoding geranylgeranyl reductase, which produces MLRVAVIGGGPSGSCAAEILAKAGIKTWLFERKLDNAKPCGGAIPLCMVEEFDLPDDIIDRKVRNMKMISPSNREVDIKLDPLGYDDNAYIGMCRREVFDAYLRNRAADLGTTLVNGLVQKIDTGSNRQGPYTLHYADYSGGGPTGDQKTLDVDLIIGADGANSRVAKAMDAGDYNVAIAFQERIKLPAEEMTYYEDLAEMYVGTDVSPDFYAWVFPKYDHVAVGTGTMQQNQSLIKGLQKGIRERANKRLFKGEVIKVEAHPIPEHPRPRRVVGRMALVGDAAGYVTKSSGEGIYFAAKSGRMCAEAIVEISKNGTVIPTEKQIKSTYLKRWDRKYGATYAVLDILQRIFYRNDAAREAFVEMCDDKDVQKLTFDSYLYKRVVLMNPWQQVKLTLRTLGSLLRGEALAPSNYTPVPSAVGRSDGDFLAEEAVQAVKAQAKREDKKATVS; this is translated from the coding sequence ATGTTGCGTGTTGCGGTTATCGGCGGCGGTCCTAGCGGATCCTGCGCTGCCGAAATTCTTGCCAAAGCTGGAATCAAAACCTGGCTGTTTGAACGCAAGCTGGACAACGCCAAGCCATGTGGTGGTGCGATTCCTCTTTGCATGGTCGAGGAATTCGACCTGCCGGACGACATCATCGACCGCAAGGTCCGCAACATGAAAATGATTTCCCCTTCCAATCGGGAAGTGGATATCAAACTCGATCCCCTTGGTTACGACGACAACGCTTACATCGGCATGTGCCGCCGTGAGGTGTTTGACGCCTACCTGCGCAACCGTGCAGCTGACCTGGGCACCACGCTGGTGAATGGACTGGTGCAGAAAATCGACACCGGCAGCAACCGCCAGGGTCCGTACACGCTTCATTACGCCGATTACAGCGGCGGTGGGCCGACCGGTGACCAGAAAACCCTCGACGTGGATCTGATCATCGGCGCCGATGGGGCCAACTCCCGGGTCGCCAAGGCCATGGATGCCGGTGATTACAACGTGGCTATCGCCTTCCAGGAGCGGATCAAGCTGCCGGCTGAGGAGATGACGTACTACGAAGATCTGGCCGAGATGTATGTCGGCACCGACGTTTCACCTGACTTCTACGCCTGGGTCTTCCCCAAATACGACCACGTGGCCGTGGGCACCGGCACCATGCAGCAGAATCAGAGCCTAATCAAAGGTCTGCAGAAAGGCATCCGGGAGCGGGCCAACAAGCGCCTGTTCAAAGGCGAAGTGATCAAGGTCGAAGCCCATCCGATCCCCGAGCACCCCCGTCCTCGCCGTGTGGTCGGCCGCATGGCTCTTGTGGGTGACGCCGCCGGCTACGTCACCAAGAGTTCTGGTGAGGGCATCTACTTCGCCGCCAAGAGCGGGCGGATGTGCGCGGAGGCCATTGTTGAGATCTCCAAGAACGGCACGGTGATTCCCACCGAGAAGCAGATCAAGTCCACCTATCTCAAGCGGTGGGATCGCAAGTACGGGGCCACGTACGCCGTCCTCGATATCCTTCAGCGCATCTTCTACCGCAACGACGCAGCTCGGGAGGCTTTCGTCGAGATGTGCGATGACAAGGATGTTCAGAAGCTCACCTTCGACAGCTACCTCTACAAACGCGTGGTGCTGATGAATCCCTGGCAGCAGGTGAAGCTGACGCTCCGCACCCTCGGCAGCCTGCTGCGCGGTGAGGCACTGGCACCGTCGAACTACACCCCAGTGCCATCAGCAGTGGGTCGCTCCGATGGAGACTTCCTGGCGGAAGAAGCCGTTCAGGCCGTCAAGGCCCAGGCCAAACGCGAAGACAAAAAAGCCACCGTCAGCTGA